Proteins from a single region of Sphaerochaeta globosa str. Buddy:
- a CDS encoding prenyltransferase, whose amino-acid sequence MTRKQFMHIVEMRTKIISMGTFLCASIYALSVRGSLNILTWLVMGLATLLVDMGTTGFNTFFDYWRGTDNAIYTKEEDKVLVHQDVSAFSALLVSLLLFGFAALLGLYLAWLTSWYLIFVGGACMLVGFFYTAGPYPISRTPFGELFAGLFLGTVLFLITVFVQDVTLTRLHVVVTLPFYLLIAMILSVNNGCDLVGDTASGRKTLSIVVGKRKAFTLIAGEGLAAYVLSYALVVLGFYPVTLALCLVPSLALFCIALAKVKREGLDAEHKSVHMRFASISYVHFCMAFLLAYVLNIAFSAPVF is encoded by the coding sequence ATGACGCGAAAGCAATTCATGCACATTGTGGAGATGCGCACAAAAATTATCAGCATGGGAACGTTCTTGTGTGCAAGCATCTATGCACTTTCAGTGAGAGGTTCATTGAATATCCTGACATGGTTGGTCATGGGCCTTGCCACGCTCCTTGTCGATATGGGAACAACCGGTTTCAATACCTTTTTTGATTATTGGAGGGGAACCGACAACGCCATCTATACCAAGGAAGAGGATAAAGTACTCGTCCATCAAGACGTCAGCGCATTCTCTGCTTTGCTGGTCTCCCTGCTTCTTTTCGGCTTTGCCGCCCTGCTTGGCCTCTATCTTGCATGGCTTACCAGTTGGTACCTAATTTTTGTAGGGGGGGCGTGCATGCTTGTCGGTTTTTTCTACACAGCAGGACCGTATCCCATTTCACGAACACCGTTTGGAGAATTGTTTGCCGGCCTCTTTTTGGGAACCGTGCTTTTTCTCATCACGGTGTTTGTACAGGACGTCACCCTCACTCGTTTGCACGTCGTGGTCACCTTGCCGTTTTACTTGCTCATCGCCATGATCCTTTCGGTAAACAATGGATGCGATTTGGTTGGTGATACGGCAAGTGGACGTAAGACGCTTTCCATTGTAGTAGGGAAAAGAAAGGCCTTCACCCTTATTGCAGGGGAGGGCCTGGCTGCCTATGTACTGAGTTATGCCTTGGTCGTTCTTGGATTCTATCCTGTGACACTTGCCCTCTGCCTCGTTCCTTCGCTCGCTCTCTTTTGCATTGCACTAGCGAAAGTCAAACGGGAAGGGTTGGATGCAGAGCACAAGTCTGTTCACATGAGGTTTGCCTCCATAAGCTATGTGCACTTTTGCATGGCCTTTCTTCTCGCATATGTGCTTAATATAGCGTTCTCTGCTCCGGTTTTTTGA